In the genome of Lathyrus oleraceus cultivar Zhongwan6 chromosome 4, CAAS_Psat_ZW6_1.0, whole genome shotgun sequence, the window GTCGGAATTCCCAACGGTCGGTGCATAGGGACCATGAAACTGGGCATATGTTGCCCAATAGTTCCCATGGTTGTTGGTGTCGGCGTTTGTGGCTAACACAACGTTGGAATTGACCCTACAAATGCTGTCGAAACCGTCGACGCCATGCTAGAGCCGATATCGACAGCCTGGGGCGTCGGTGTGTCTCCCGCCGAAGATGCTTCTTCATGGGGTCTAGGAGACGTCATTTTTCCACTGCGCAATCGCATACACTTAACATTGTTGAGGTCCCACCAGGTGTGCCAATTTTTTGGTTCGtcaacaatctctagccttcctataagagggttacttgcaggacTGGCTACAAAGTCTTGGACTTAGTGTTTTGAGTGTATGGTGTTTTGGTAAACAATGTTTTTGAAAGGTTTAAAGAGTGTAAACGTAACTCTTGATGAGTTAGGGATATGGTAAAAATAAGACAAACAAGAGTGTATAAATAGAAAAGCAAGAAATCAAAGGTAAATTTGGGTAAAAACTAAATGACTTGTAAATGTAAAATGGAAGCAAAGTAAATTTTTGTGAGGAGATTGACTCTTTTCTCGTAAACGCTTTGATACTTCAAGTTTTACTCCTACTGCAAATTTTCAAAATGCCACCTCTCAGAATCTCACATAACACTGACTTAAATACTAATTGGAAATAACCTTTTGGAGGTTACAAAACTATCTCATGATGCCACGCGTTGGTCCACTTTCCCACATGTTGATAAATAACTACCCACCTTCACCATTCAAGCCCTTTGACTTCGACCGACGCTTGCATATGTCGACCTATGGACACGTCCACCATCCTGTCGAGGATGCTCCGACAAGTTCTCTAGTCGAAACTGGCTTTCTTCTTTGGCCGAAATTGGTCAGCTAACAGCATGTGCAATGAATGTTTTTTGTTGCTTCTGTTTGATGCGTCCTTTTTTATGAATGAGTGAAAAAAGAATTTGTGAACCAATGGAGAATTTTGGATGATTTTGACTCTGTAAATTATTGGATAAAGATgattgaaaaagtgattttggactttttgatTTTGTGAGTTTTGATCCTTCTGTATGAATGAAGAAGAATtgaagaattttttttttgatCTCTTTCATGAAATGAGTGAAGAATCAATACTTATAGAACATGGAATTTTTTATATGAAATTCATCTCAAATTACTAGTTAGTTACAAATGCAATGTTAGTTAGAGATTCAAGTGAAGATGAAATTGTATTTGGTTTGAATTTGAATTCAGCTATGAATTTGGTTTAATGGAATGAATTTGGTTTAATGGAATGGAAAAAATGATTTGATGTTAGTTTCAACTTGTTAACTTATTAAATTTTCAAATTGGTAGTTTGGTTAATGTGGTGAAGAAATATGCATGGCAATGTTATTTTTGCTATGCATTTCTAATAGGATAATTTAATTCAATTGGTTGTTGACTTATGGAAGTGAGTTATGATGCTAATTTGAAAATGATTCTACATGTTAGTTGGAAGTTGGTTTTTGTTTATGCAGGACATTCTCatttgatgaattttggctaGAATATTTGTGTGGTCAAATTATGGAATGAGGTTACTTATTGGATTGTTATGTAGTAGACTTATTTGGGCTTGATTATAAGTTTGTAATGAATGGAATATTGTATTGTATGGGAATCTATTGAAATGTTAACATGGAAAGTAGAATTGAATATGAGCATTAGAAATTGTATTGGTGAAATGTTTTAGTTTAAAGAAAAGTTAATTGTGAAATGGATGGATTAGTGAAAGGTTATGAACTTTGAATATGTATTGAATAGATATTATGGAATGTGTTTGGAAACTTAATTGAAAATTAACTTTGAATGTTAATTGGAAATTGATTTATGTTAAATTCAAATGGTTTTAAATTGAAATTGACTCGAGTGTTAGGAAAAAGTTTGAAATATAAATCTAAATGTTAGTAAAGGTTTTGAAATGTTAATGTAATGGTTTTAAAGCGTTGAAATGGATTTAAAAAGTTAATTGAAATGAATTTAAAAAGTCATGTTGAAATAACTTGAACATTGAAAAGGTTTCAAAGTGTTAACTGAAATTGGATTTGAAAAGATTAATCTTGGTGATTAGATGAGTTGACTTTATTCAaatgttgaccaaaaagtcaacagtgGACTAAAAGAGAACATTACAAAAAAAGTTCAATTTTGTAAACATGCTTATGGATAATGTAAATTGATATTTGAAAAGAAATGTAATGCATAAATTTGAATGAATTAATGCTTTATTTTCAAAGGAAGAATTTTCCACCAAAAACAAACTTGAATTCAATATATGCCTTATAAACAAATTGATTAAATAAAACAAGAATTGAATGATATGAATAGCGGTAAAATTTTTGAGATTAATCTATTGATTACGTTAACGCATAAAAGAAGAGTCGTCAtcacgcttttattattttcaaaggaaATTGAAAAAGAATGAATAAAatccaaagaagttttaaaacaaaactaataaaaagagataagggtccgggggttggttatgcaaatggaatatattagcaccctaaacatctatagtactctataggaatCTCTTTGAAAATCTGTGTATTTTGCCtttaaaatggtgttgtttgcaaatgattagggagatgagaagagaaatattttttataattttgtgtttgccaagactttccgagtcttatgcctacgtaccaacaaagtgcaatggaggattaaaaccttgtagttcgtggtaaaaataaaaaagatgtttattttgattcatttttaatgaaaagacattttgtcattttaaggatAATACTCATCTAATCACtcacaagtatgagaactttacATCATCATAGAGAatgactccaacttggataaagatcaacaagtatgtcactagctctcttggatggaaaagaattatcatcaatactatggggatatgagaattacatctcaactatagaaatgactcatgtctaaactttgagggggaaaaagtgcacaaaggacacaaaaatagtttgaatgagttatatgTTTTTTAGCATGATTAATTATTGCATATGAATGAATTAATGATGAAGCGATATTAAGATGATTTAACATGACTGAGTGTTGTATGGATGTTTATTTGATGTGTGAATATATGATGTGAAGTACAAGTATAATTATTTGGTTTATTTTAATTACTTGCTGATGATTGTTGAGATGCGTAGTTCTAAGTGAGAACTATTGTTGATGCGTTAAATGCATGATTGTTTACACTCAGATGTATGGATGTAATTGTTGTTGTCGTGAATGATTGTTCACAGTCAAATGTGTGGTTGTaattgttgttgtgttgttgtCGTTGCATTATTATATGGCATACGTCATATGTTGTCGTTGTTGTGAAATAGGCGAGTCACAAGTTCAGAGAGGGGACTTGTAATTTGTCTCAAACTCGGAAAGGGGACATGAAGCTCAGAGAGGGGACTCAGGGTTCATATGTTGGGACCCGATTCATTTGAAGAACCATTTTTGAGTTGGAACCATATGCATATAGAGTCGAGGTATTGTCACATTGCATACGAGTTGACATTTGTGAATTGGTAATTATTGTGTAAATGCATTGCTtattgatgattgttgttgttatttAGGCCACTCTTCTTGATCTTTTGTACCGCTAACATATTTGAGTTTATCCTCACTCCTTTGCTTtatgttgtccaccatggacatcttgtAGATAATCAGGAGTAAAGTTTATTTTTGTGAGTGGAAGATAGTTTCTTGGAGCCATattcatttatttttatgcacTACCTTGCCTTATATCTTTTCTATGACTTTATTGCAGAAAATATGTTTACAATTCCATTAGCCGGGAAGGAGGAGCATCTGGCCAAGAAGAAGGCAGAACGTCAAATGACGGGTAAATCGTAGGGTCACCCGAGAGGCCAAATGATATTGGAGGGTAAAAGGTGAGAAGAGGATCCTCCCCTGGGTGTTGGAAGACGGGCATGTAGCGGTTACTGGAGAAGGTAAGGTATAGGGAAAGTCCTTTCCAACGAAGGATAACTCTCACCCCCATCCTCCTTTTTCCCGAGGATTTCCCTTTTGACTATAAAAGCCTTCACGATAAGTCATCCTTTGAGCTGTCAACAATGGTTTAAGTGGGAGAAGTACATTATAGAAACTTGCTCGAGCTTTACTCGGAGATGAAGCTTGAGATATATTCTATTTTAGATGCCATCATTATTGGATGTTCGCAATGATCATCAAACCTTATTAACGCTGCTTACATGTCTAACCTCTTTATATTTGACTTTATTTGTCATTATCCCAAACATATTTTAGTTGGCCTTATCAAAACATATTCATCTTCAATACTTATTTGACCAGTAACCTGCAAAACATGATTCCACAATGATGTCATATTCAACCAAGAATGAGGAACTTTATTGCTTCGTTCTCCCATCGAGTGGTTCTTCCACACAATCTTTGCTCTTTAATTTATTCTTTTTCACTTTATGCTTGCTCTTGaatttgatgtgaatttttgtAATGTCGGTGCTTACTCTAAAATAAGGATCATGATTGTAAAGATAAGTAGTGCATGCAAATAAGGAAGGCTTGCACATAAGCTCACCTTTCAAATTTTCCTCTCCGTCCCAAGTGTCGAACGAGGAAGAATGAGATAATTTTCTAATTTCTTCTAAGCATTACTTGAAATTCATTTCCTAAAAAGATGACTACTTTGCCCTTCATTTAATATAGGTGAATTTTTAATAAGGCATATAATACGTCTTAAAATTCCCTAATAATATTTTTGGCTTAGAGACTTAATAATTTCCTTCTTATTAATCTTAACTAGACATATGCTCTTTTATAATAAAATGACTATTTTACCCATCATGTATATTAAAGCCTTCATGGTAGATGTGAGACGCATTGAATCAAACTAATCTAATTATATGAAGACGGGTTTTCCATTTGAATGGAAATTTCTAACTAAATGGATTTATGGAGTATTAGAATTTTGAAAAAAATGTTGAGAAGGTCAATCTCAAAAAATCCAAACAATCGTGTAAAGTTAAAGTGatgtttttttaaattattattagCCCCAATATGTACCTTGCAAAATCACAATGTATCATGTCATTAAAATATTGAGAATTGTACCGAAAAATCACATTTTATATCATATGATCCCAAAGTAACTCTTCACATACATGAATAGCTGGTTCTATTTTTTCCCTTCCCTCTCAAGCTAGCTAGCAATATGTAATTTTCTCTattataacaaaaaaaaaaagttaaataaaGCACCAACCTTGTTTTTTGGTGCACGATGATAGTTGActctaattattttattttatttctttagTTAATTCACCGTTCTAAATCTAATCACATGTTCTAAtacatttttcatcatttcatAAATTGTGAATGCTAGTACAATTGTTCCTTGGCAGTTATCAAGACCTTCTAACTCTTCTTCAATTCGAACGGAAAAATTGTAATATTTATTCATTCTTGCAAATCTTTGTGGTTTGTGCTCTAGTACCTGATTACACATTAAAAAGACCAATTAAGTATACTCTCACTTATTCATCAAAACTTACAGTAGAAAAGGACCATAAACTACTGAAATTATATGATGCTATCATTTTTTagataaataaaaaaaaatagtCCCTCATTTAAACGAGTTCAATTTTACTAAATTAAACTAGCAAGTACTGATCCTTTTTTAAGTCCTTATCACTctgtaatttttttttatttacttgtatttttaaaattttattattattttattaataatattcTTAAGTATGTGGAAtgaaaaaattaataattaaaatattataaaaaaatatatcaGTTTTTTTACAACAAAACTAAACATCTTTAATTAGTAGTAATTGAGTTAAATGAATTTAAACCGCTCATATAGATCTATGACGAAAACAAGTAGATTctatttattttagttttaaaaaaacaaaagaataaaattatatttttaaaaataaattttaggaagatgtttttcaaaatattaaaaaaaaataatcaaatttattttttatgaattgAAAAATTAATTTTGATATCTTATAACATAAACATACATTTTTAAAATCGTatttcaaaaatgattttaatgaaaaactatttgaaataattttaaaattaatcaTTCTTTTTTACATTTtgatataaaaaattaaatatttaaattaaCATAAGAACAACTATTTAAATcaaatttttattaaaaattatttttaatttttttaataaaaatatataacactataaaaattattttaaaaagaaaatacTAAAACAAACGGATCCTTATTTATATTTATGTGTTAATGTAAATAAATCAATAATTTTcattaaataaaaataaatacaTCTAAATCATAACATAGAAGCTATAGATTGATAACTTCATTAACATGGTAAAACAATAAATTAAATATAGgttcaaaaagaaaaaaaatgaaaattgatCAAGCTAGCTTTTTTTTAAGCCCATGATGAAGTCAAGTTCTACGTTACAAAAATACACAATTactaaataaaaaaatatttaaaacatACATAACCTAAAAATGGTGGAAGTAGTTTGTGACTGTTTAAACTTATTTTTAATGAACATGGTGAAACTTACCTAAACAATTTGACCTAGGTTTTGTCTAAAATTTAATAAAATGTGAATTTGTCCTAGTCTATAAATCACTATCAATGTCTTATGCTAACAATTTTAATGATCTTCATAATGCAAAGATTGATGTCACATTTAGCCAACCGTAATACCTCAATCATTATTGTTAAGATTGGTGCTTCATTAATAATATGAACTCCTTGTAGGTACAAAATCATCAATTTGAATGTTAAAAGTGGAAACTTTCTTCTTTTGTCCCTTAAACATGACTTCCACTTCTACCAAAAATGTTGCACAAACCGGTCTATGGTCGGAAAATTTGAACTCTTTACGCACATATGAAAGTTGTTGTATTCCCCTTCCATGCCACAATATTCTATCACACCTGCAATTCTTAATCACTCAGATTTGTTTTGAAATCGTTTTTTAGGTCTTTTAAAAGATTTAACTTTAAATTATCCGTTAGTCATTTGATTCAATCGTGACAGAACTGATCAAACCAGTTGAACAATAGTACAAGGGTTTAATTGGTTTAATCTAGGATATGCTTTTGATAACATTAATTGAAAGAGATACATACCAAGCTGGAGTTCTTCTTTTGTTCTTTGAAATCTTTAGACCTTCAACATAGTAAGTATCCGAGTTGAAAGCATATTTATAAGTAGGTGCAAAGAAGATCTTCCCCTCTTTCCATCCCTTGAATACACGACCAGCTTCCCTTTCCATTTTAAGCTGTCAAGATAACAAAAACGAACCACAAAAAAACATcataattcataaaaaaaaacaTCAATATGAATGTCTTTCCTTTCAATGTTAACAGTTTATTTTGGTTTTCACTTAATAATGTAGATTAAAACCAAAAATTAGGAAGACTGGAAGACAGCATAAGGAGACCATCTAGGAGAATACGATCAAGGTTTTATATAGGTTGATCAAGGTTTTATATAGGTTGCATTTGCTGTTACATCGCAATCATTGATATTGTGGAAAGTTAGGTACAATGCAGCTGATGCAGTTCTAGACTTCAATTTAAAACCCTGAGTTTAATGAAAACATGTATCATATTCAAATGAACATTACAAGGGAGAAAGTACCTGATCCTTGTTGAAAAGGGAAGGCCAATCCTTCATTTCCACAAGCCTTTTAGCATCATCGCGGCTCAAAGAAATTCTGTAATTCAAGTCTCCAAACCATATGATTCGGCTGGAGATTTTTTTTCCAACATGATCAGAAATTTTGGAATCACGAGTATGAAAAATATCTGACAAAGTATAGAGAAATCGAAAAAACATATACATTataacttttcaaaaatagtttCGAACAACGCTTACTCATGATCTAAAATTTTGTCAGGCATTCTACTGTACTGTGTCTTGCAAATCTTTGGAAACTGAGTGTTCTTCAGTATCTCTATGACATCAAGATTTCGGCGTAGCTCATCGCCCTCTTTCTCTCCTGACGCTAGATGACTGCAGATAAAGCAAAAACTTGTCTGATAAAATGACATGCTCACTGATATACACCCCTGCAGCCATATAAAAAAAATATGGTAACACTTTTATGTTAAAGAATTGTTTTCCATGGATACTTCTTAATTCATATGCTCTTGCattgaaagagaaaaaaaaatcatatttcaACTACCTTGTTTCCGAGGCATCCCATGATACCGCGACTCGTGCGGCATATTCTTAAATGTCCTACATATTGAATAAGCTCCTTCTTCATCCATACACTAACGAAAATTCCAACCATTTTCTTACAGGTAACAAGACTATATTTCATCTGATTAGTAGCCAGAGCGACAGAAATCGGGAAACTGTCGTCCTCCTCCTCAGTCGAAGAATCGTCTAAATTAAAATTTGATTCTTGGCATCGGAAACAGAAATCTTTAGCAGCCTTCCTTTCCATTTCGAGTACACAGTTACAACTTTTTAGCCTCTTTCCGTTTAATTTCTTGAAAGTTTTCTTGATCTTCTTTAGAGAAGGCTTGGGGAAGAGCAATGATCCGCCGAAGGATGCAGTAGGTTTTAGTCCACTATTCGAAGCAAAATGTGAAGGACCATTGAGAGACTCATTGATTAAGGCAAGCCATTTTGCAGCAGGTTCATTGTCCTCTAATACAAGTACATTTCCAGCATTCAAAGGGACAATTTCCTGAAAGCTGACAAGTTTGAAAAAGCAAAAATCATCAACTATACTATTTTCGTGCCTAAGAGTGTCGTCAATCACAGATCGCAGAAAATAACCGTTTGTTCAAATTGAGATATGCAACACGAATATAGTGCCGTTAGTAACTATGAGATGAGACACACATAGAGACAGAGAAAGAAAGCATACCCCAAAACATACATATCTGGTTCGTTCCGAACCTGAAGAAAATCACTAAGATCAAGGTTCCCACTCGGGCATTGACCGCCAACATTCCATGTTGCAGCAAAAACTCTGattaaaatcacaagcaaataacTATGATTGTTAATACGGTCACAGATATTGCAACAATAACAAGATACAAAAGAAATCTTCCAATTACTTGAAATTCTGAACTGTTTCACCCGAAGACATGGAAGATACCGAGTCTTGATTTTGGATGGATAAATCAGAAAATACTTCTGCAACAAAACACAAACTGATATCAATATTATAAACAAAGAAAATAAGAATCTGTCAAAGTGATCATGCTAAGACAGAACTTTCATAGAGTAAAAAGTATGATGTTATGCTATTCTGAAACAACCTCCACCATTAACAAAGGAACTTTCATACAGTAAAAGTTGTAGATACGAAGACGAACAAAGAAAGATAAATAATTGTATTTTCATCTATCAAATCACCAGATGCTACACCTTATCTTATAACTTTTACATGTAAATCAAACCATGCCATCCTCTAAAAGAAGAAAATAATGATTATTTATTTTAACCAATTTTCCGAAAATTCTACCTATAAGAAGATAAATAGAATGAAAAATTCTCTCAACCACATATAATAGATATGAAATTATGGATAACATATCACTAAGCATAAAACAAAATGGTATTTTTTATGCCaagatgaaaatgaaataaatgtATGCACCATCTTTGCTTCATTTTATTAACAAAATCTGAAAATCAACCAAGAATATATTCTTATACACTATctgaaattaaaataaaacaacTTTCATAAACATTTTTATTATCTGTTAGGCCAACTCATTTCCTCATCTTTACAGATAGGATATGTATTTTTAAATTATCATGCTTTCACAGAAGATAAAGAACAAAAAGGTTCCATACTTTAAGTCTaaggaaaaaaaaaagagttatAAATATCCTCTAAACAGAAAAGTAATGATTCAAATTGCATTCTCTTCACTTAAAAAGTAGTGATTCCACCTTTTCAGGAAAGCAAGTTGAAGTATTGAATTGAATGAAATCTCCAAAATAATAATACAAATTTTAGAAAAATTAACAATGTCTATGCTTTGTGACACATTACAAAAAAGAGTATTCTAATTTCTAACTTTAAAGATTGCAGGAATATTGTCTGCCTCTTATTTAGATAAACTAGAATGAACTTCAAATAGAACTCACCATGAGAATCAATTGAACCTCTTTCCATCGTTCTTCCGTTTCTATCTCTCATACTCAACACTTTCGAGAAAAACGACTGAAATCACATTCGAAACAATAATTACAAAATAATCGATCGGCAATAAATCTTACTCGAGTAAATTGCATAATCATAGTCACATGGCTTGAAACCATTAAAGAAAAACTCCATAACTGTAACAAAGAAAAACTAAACAATAAATgaagacgaagaagaagaagaaatgaaCCTGTTTTTTCCTCTGTTGATTACTTGGAATCATATCTGAAACTGCTTGTGTATCCTCAAATTCGTTATCCATCTAAATCATCAATAAAATGTTGAAAATGAATGGACTCAATCAATGCATTTTCATTCAACAAAAACTAATTGATGCAAATCTGATTCACTTTGAAATCATTGCTACCATTAAAAATGTGATTCTTATATCGATCAACGGTTGAACTAAATGTCTTTTCACCAtcaattataaaaaaaaaaatcaaaaagagGAGAAAAAAAGAAACCTGAAGAAGAATCCTTGTTCTAGAATTGAAAACTTTGGTAGTATAGAGTGCAATAAAAAGGAATCATGAAACATACATGTATATATAGTCGAACAGAAGTATTTGAGGATTTCAAAAAGGATACAAAAGGTATAGGTAGAAGAAATAGAGAGAGAGTAGGGTGTTTCTTATTCATAAATTTGGAATGAAAAATTTGAggaaaattaattaaatcaataAACGAAATAGTCAAACAAAAAGAGGGGAAGAATGGAATAGAATCTTATATGTCTCTTCATTCACatttattgttattattatattatatattttactaaatttttaatattattatttcAAAACAAGGTCAGAGTAATAATGGATTCAAACCTTTTTTTTGTTTGGATTTCAgcatttttatttttatcaattCATGTCAAAATTTTATCTTCATAGAAGACCAACAGATTTAACAATCCGAGTTGTTCTTTTACAAGACgattttataattaattttattgttattttgttattttatcattataatcaaaattaaaaattatattttttctaatttttattataaaaaaaatcacTTTTTAAATATCTAAGCTCTATATATAATTGAAGTAAAAAATCTAAGCAAAATTTATCTTATATAGTTTTAATACTTGAAGTTTGAACCTAGTCCTTTGTGTACTGGTTTTGACTGTTAAGGGTAGAAAAGAAATGAAGCTACTTTCT includes:
- the LOC127075532 gene encoding type I inositol polyphosphate 5-phosphatase 10 isoform X3; translation: MLSDMLSIISYLLYVVERIFHSIYLLIEVFSDLSIQNQDSVSSMSSGETVQNFKVFAATWNVGGQCPSGNLDLSDFLQVRNEPDMYVLGFQEIVPLNAGNVLVLEDNEPAAKWLALINESLNGPSHFASNSGLKPTASFGGSLLFPKPSLKKIKKTFKKLNGKRLKSCNCVLEMERKAAKDFCFRCQESNFNLDDSSTEEEDDSFPISVALATNQMKYSLVTCKKMVGIFVSVWMKKELIQYVGHLRICRTSRGIMGCLGNKGCISVSMSFYQTSFCFICSHLASGEKEGDELRRNLDVIEILKNTQFPKICKTQYSRMPDKILDHDRIIWFGDLNYRISLSRDDAKRLVEMKDWPSLFNKDQLKMEREAGRVFKGWKEGKIFFAPTYKYAFNSDTYYVEGLKISKNKRRTPAWCDRILWHGRGIQQLSYVRKEFKFSDHRPVCATFLVEVEVMFKGQKKKVSTFNIQIDDFVPTRSSYY
- the LOC127075532 gene encoding type I inositol polyphosphate 5-phosphatase 10 isoform X2, which produces MKIQLFIFLCSSSYLQLLLYESSFVNGGEVFSDLSIQNQDSVSSMSSGETVQNFKVFAATWNVGGQCPSGNLDLSDFLQVRNEPDMYVLGFQEIVPLNAGNVLVLEDNEPAAKWLALINESLNGPSHFASNSGLKPTASFGGSLLFPKPSLKKIKKTFKKLNGKRLKSCNCVLEMERKAAKDFCFRCQESNFNLDDSSTEEEDDSFPISVALATNQMKYSLVTCKKMVGIFVSVWMKKELIQYVGHLRICRTSRGIMGCLGNKGCISVSMSFYQTSFCFICSHLASGEKEGDELRRNLDVIEILKNTQFPKICKTQYSRMPDKILDHDRIIWFGDLNYRISLSRDDAKRLVEMKDWPSLFNKDQLKMEREAGRVFKGWKEGKIFFAPTYKYAFNSDTYYVEGLKISKNKRRTPAWCDRILWHGRGIQQLSYVRKEFKFSDHRPVCATFLVEVEVMFKGQKKKVSTFNIQIDDFVPTRSSYY
- the LOC127075532 gene encoding type I inositol polyphosphate 5-phosphatase 10 isoform X1 — its product is MDNEFEDTQAVSDMIPSNQQRKKQSFFSKVLSMRDRNGRTMERGSIDSHEVFSDLSIQNQDSVSSMSSGETVQNFKVFAATWNVGGQCPSGNLDLSDFLQVRNEPDMYVLGFQEIVPLNAGNVLVLEDNEPAAKWLALINESLNGPSHFASNSGLKPTASFGGSLLFPKPSLKKIKKTFKKLNGKRLKSCNCVLEMERKAAKDFCFRCQESNFNLDDSSTEEEDDSFPISVALATNQMKYSLVTCKKMVGIFVSVWMKKELIQYVGHLRICRTSRGIMGCLGNKGCISVSMSFYQTSFCFICSHLASGEKEGDELRRNLDVIEILKNTQFPKICKTQYSRMPDKILDHDRIIWFGDLNYRISLSRDDAKRLVEMKDWPSLFNKDQLKMEREAGRVFKGWKEGKIFFAPTYKYAFNSDTYYVEGLKISKNKRRTPAWCDRILWHGRGIQQLSYVRKEFKFSDHRPVCATFLVEVEVMFKGQKKKVSTFNIQIDDFVPTRSSYY
- the LOC127075532 gene encoding type I inositol polyphosphate 5-phosphatase 10 isoform X4, which gives rise to MSSGETVQNFKVFAATWNVGGQCPSGNLDLSDFLQVRNEPDMYVLGFQEIVPLNAGNVLVLEDNEPAAKWLALINESLNGPSHFASNSGLKPTASFGGSLLFPKPSLKKIKKTFKKLNGKRLKSCNCVLEMERKAAKDFCFRCQESNFNLDDSSTEEEDDSFPISVALATNQMKYSLVTCKKMVGIFVSVWMKKELIQYVGHLRICRTSRGIMGCLGNKGCISVSMSFYQTSFCFICSHLASGEKEGDELRRNLDVIEILKNTQFPKICKTQYSRMPDKILDHDRIIWFGDLNYRISLSRDDAKRLVEMKDWPSLFNKDQLKMEREAGRVFKGWKEGKIFFAPTYKYAFNSDTYYVEGLKISKNKRRTPAWCDRILWHGRGIQQLSYVRKEFKFSDHRPVCATFLVEVEVMFKGQKKKVSTFNIQIDDFVPTRSSYY